Sequence from the Schaalia sp. 19OD2882 genome:
CAGGGCACGGACACGACGCGCGCCTTCACGCCCTCGGCGGCCAGCAGGTCCTTGGCCTCCAGCGCGTACTGGACCTCGGAGCCGGAGCCCATGAGGATGACATCGGGAGTTCCTTCGGCATCGGCCAGGACGTATGCGCCCTTGGCCAGGCCGTCAGCGCAGGCCAGGGCGCCCTCGCCGCGTGCGGGTACCGGCAGGTTCTGGCGCGACAGGACCAGGGCCGCAGGGTGGGACTGCTCCAGGACGGCCTTCCACGCGGCCACCGTCTCGTTGGCGTCGGCCGGGCGCACGACGGCCAAGTTCGGGATGGCGCGGTAGGCGGCCAAGTGCTCGATCGGCTGGTGGGTGGGGCCGTCCTCGCCCACGCCGATGGAGTCGTGGGTCCACACATAGGTCACTGGCAGGTCCATGAGGGCCGCCAGGCGCACTGCGCCGCGCATGAAGTCGGAGAAGACGAAGAAGGTGCCTCCGTAGGGGCGGGCCAGTCCGTCGGCGGCGATGCCGTTGAGGATGCAACCCATGGCGAATTCGCGCACCCCGAAGTGCAGGTTTCGGCCGAAGGGCGTGCCCTGGAAGGCTTTCGTGCCGCGCTCTTCCGGGATGAAGGAGGGCTGGCCGGGCATCAGGGTGTTGTTCGAGCCGGCAAGGTCGGCCGAGCCACCCCACAGTTCCGGAAGGACCTCGGCCAAGGCGGCGATGACCTTGCCGGAGGCGGAACGGGTGGCCACGGAGGTGCCTGCCTCGAAGGTGGGCAGCGCAGCCTCCCACCCCTCGGGCAGGCGGCCGGCGGAGATGCGCTCGAGCATCGCGGCGTTTTGCGGGTGGGCGGCCTTCCACGCGTCGAATCGGGCGTCCCAGTCCTTGCGTGCCTGGGTGGCACGAGCCGCCACATTGGCGCGCGCGTGGGCGACGGCCTCTTCGTCGGCGTCGAACATCGCGTCCGGGTTCGCGCCCAGGGCTTCCTTGAGGCCGCGCAGGGCTTCGCTTCCCAGCTTGGAGCCGTGGATGCCGCCGGTGTTCTGCTTGCCGGGGGTTGGCCAGCCGATGACGGTGCGCAGGGCGATCAGAGAGGGCTTGTCGGTGACGGCCTTGGCGGCCTCGATGGCGGCGTCCAGGGCCTCGACGTCCTCACGGTAGGAGCCGTCGGCGCTCAGCCAGTTCACGCGCTGGACGTGCCATCCGTAGGCCTCGTAGCGGGCGGTGACGTCCTCGGTGAAGGCGATGTCGGTGTCGTCCTCGATGGAGATGTGGTTGTCGTCCCACAGGAGGATGAGGTTGCCGAGTTTCTGGGTGCCCGCGAGCGAGGAGGCCTCGCCCGAGACGCCTTCTTGCAGGCACCCGTCGCCGGCGATCACGTACACGTGGTGGTCGAAGACGGACTCACCCATCGGGGTCTCGGGGTCGAAGAGGCCGTGCGCGCGGCGCGCCGACATGGCGAAACCCACCGCCGAGGCGATGCCCGTGCCCAGGGGGCCGGTGGTGATCTCGACACCCGCGGTGTGGCCGAACTCCGGGTGGGCGGGGGTCTTCGCGTACTGGGTGCGCAGTGCCTGCAGGTCGGACTTCTCGATGCCCTGGCCGGCAAGGTACATCTGGCAGTACTGGGTCAGGGAGGA
This genomic interval carries:
- the tkt gene encoding transketolase; this translates as MTGMEADVTFTWTELDDRAVATAKILAADAVEKVGSGHPGTAISLAPAAYVLFQRHLRIDPKDPRWLGRDRFILSAGHSSLTQYCQMYLAGQGIEKSDLQALRTQYAKTPAHPEFGHTAGVEITTGPLGTGIASAVGFAMSARRAHGLFDPETPMGESVFDHHVYVIAGDGCLQEGVSGEASSLAGTQKLGNLILLWDDNHISIEDDTDIAFTEDVTARYEAYGWHVQRVNWLSADGSYREDVEALDAAIEAAKAVTDKPSLIALRTVIGWPTPGKQNTGGIHGSKLGSEALRGLKEALGANPDAMFDADEEAVAHARANVAARATQARKDWDARFDAWKAAHPQNAAMLERISAGRLPEGWEAALPTFEAGTSVATRSASGKVIAALAEVLPELWGGSADLAGSNNTLMPGQPSFIPEERGTKAFQGTPFGRNLHFGVREFAMGCILNGIAADGLARPYGGTFFVFSDFMRGAVRLAALMDLPVTYVWTHDSIGVGEDGPTHQPIEHLAAYRAIPNLAVVRPADANETVAAWKAVLEQSHPAALVLSRQNLPVPARGEGALACADGLAKGAYVLADAEGTPDVILMGSGSEVQYALEAKDLLAAEGVKARVVSVPCMEWFDAQDADYKESVLPVAVKARVSVEAGIALSWRSLVGDAGRSISLEHYGESASGDKLFADYGFDAAHVVAAAKESIAAAK